GTAACGGGTGAAAACCATAAGACCGGAGCCGGTTTCCGTTGCTGGGACTGTCACCGCGAAACCCCGCACGGAACGGTCCGCAGTCTGGCTTCATTCCCGCATTCGCTGGTTCCCCAGCTGAAATCGGCTACTCCTGAATGGATTAACAAGTATCTTAAAGAAGAAGAAAAATAGCAAAAAACACACACATGGAAACAAACACTACACCTAAACGCAAACCCTGGGTAAACTGGTTATTGTTTATCGCAACCGTAATCGTTGTCTTTCTGCTGGGTTTACTGGCCAATTCGGTTATTGAGCGCCGCAGCGAATCAAAACTCTACTTCCAGATGGTCACTGAAATCCCGGAATGGGAACCCCGCAACGAAGTATGGGGAGAGAATTTCCCCAGGGAATTTGAAACCTACAAAAGCACCCTTGACACTTCTTTTCAGAGTCCACACGGCGGATCCGCCATGATCGACTACCTGGAAAAATACCCCGAACTGGTCGTGATGTGGGCAGGGTATGCATTCTCACGTGATTACAACCAGGGCCGCGGCCATTATTATGCGGTACAGGATATCCGCCAAACATTGAGGACTGATGTGCCTCAGCCGGGCACCTGCTGGACCTGTAAAAGCACCGATGTACCAAGGGTCATGAACGAAATCGGTGTTGAGAACTTTTATGCAGCCAAATGGTCTGACCTTGGACATGAAATTGTGAACAACATCGGCTGCCAGGATTGCCACGATCCGAAAACCATGAATCTGCGCATTACCCGCCCTGCGCTGGCCGAGGCGTTTCAACGCATGGGCAAAGATGTGAATGAGGCTACCCATCAGGAAATGCGCTCCCTCGTATGCGCCCAGTGCCATGTTGAATATTATTTCAAAGGCGACGGAAAATACCTCACCTTCCCGTGGGACAAGGGATTCAGTGCAGACGAGATGGAAACCTATTACGACGAAGTACAACATGTTGACTGGGTACATAAACTGAGCAGAACTCCCATGCTGAAAGCCCAGCATCCTGATTATGAGCTTTACATGACAGGGATTCATGCCGACCGTGGCGTAGCCTGCGCCGACTGCCATATGCCGTATAAACGCGATGGCGGAATGAAGTTTACCGATCATAAAATTCAAAGCCCGCTGGCCAACATTTCCGGCTCCTGCCAGGTATGTCACCGTGAGAGCGAAGCCAAACTGCTGGCCAATGTGCTTGATCGCCAGCACAAGGTAGAAGAGCTGCGCAGAATTACTGAGAAAAACCTGGCCAGGGTGCATATTGAAGCGAAAATAGCCTGGGACAACGGCGCAACGGAAGAAGAGATGAAACCGGTACTGCAGTTTATCCGTCATGCCCAGTGGCGCTGGGATTGGGTGGCTGCTGCCAACGCGGTTGGGTTCCACTCCCCTGCCGAAGCGCTCAGGGTACTGGGGACCTCCATTCAGAAGGTCAACGAAGCACGCATTCTGCTCACCGAAATCTTTGTAAAAAAAGGAATCAAAACCCCTGTGGAAATTCCTGATATTTCAACCAAGGAAAAAGCCCAGGAATACATCGGTCTGAATATTGCCGAAATGCAGCAAACCAAAAGAGAACTGCTTACCAATGTTGTTCCCCAATGGGTAGCCAAAGCAGCTGAAAGGGAAGCAAAAATGAATAATTAGCAGATTGAAATCAGCTTCTGTCAAAGCCTTCCGGGAATCCACCGGAGGGCTTTTTCTTTCATAACCATACCAATAATCCGGGAAGCAGTTGATTGTTTATAACCGGTTCAATAGTTCAAAACATTTCCGTAAGTCTGCTGTTATCCATGCCAAAATACTAATTTTGCGATCCAAAAACCATTCTTATGCTTTGCATTATCCATCACGAAACCGATCCTTACTTTAACCTGGCCGCTGAAGAATACGTGCTTAAAAACTTCGAACGCGACAGCTTTATGCTCTGGCGTAACGAGCCTGCCATCATCGTCGGCAAGCATCAGAACACCCTGGCTGAAATTAATCAGGATTATGTCAAAGAAAACATGATTAAGGTCGTCAGAAGATTATCGGGAGGCGGAGCGGTATTTCACGATCTGGGAAATCTGAACTTCACCTTTATCGCTTCGGGCGAGAACCACCAGCTGGTTGACTTCCGGAAATTCACTCAACCCATTCTGGAAGTACTTCAAAAACTAAAGATCGAAGCCAGATTTGAAGGACGGAACGATCTTACAATCGATGGACGTAAATTCTCGGGCAATGCAGAGCATGTACACAAAAACAGGGTATTACACCATGGAACCCTGCTTTTCTCATCTCAGATGGCAGACCTCTCCAGTGCACTGAAAGTTGATCCGGATAAATTTCAGGACAAAGCGGTGAAATCGGTCAGAAGCCGGGTAACCAACATCAGCGAGCACCTGAAAACCCCGCTCTCCGTACTTGAATTCAGGGACCTGGTTCTGAAGCATGTAATGGAAAGCACCCCCGGCGCTGAGCTATACAGTTTTACACAGGATGATATCGCCGCCATCAGCAGGCTCAGGGATGAGAAATACATTACCTGGGAATGGAATTTCGGTTATTCGCCGAAATACAACTTCCGGAAAACGGTAAAAACCAACGGCGGTAAACTCGAAGTCACGCTGGAAGTGGTGAACGGAACCATTGAAAAAGCCAGATTCTTCGGGGATTACTTTAATAAACTTGACCCGGTAGATATTGAGCAGGCCCTCACCGGAACCCTGCATAACGAAACGGCCATCAGGGAGCGGCTGAAAGATTTTGAAATCCCGGATTACTTCCTGAAAATAAACAGCGAAGAACTGATTACCTCTCTTTTCTGAAAGCGCAGATAAACGCTGAACATTAGCCGTGGCCGATTGTTTAACTCAGGCTTAACATAAAAAATCAACCAGGACTAATGGAAGCACAACAGGTATTTGACAGGCTCTGGGCCGACTATATTTCGCAGAATCCCGCAGCCAAAAGAGTGTATGACCTCTTTACCGCCGAAGGCGAAACCGTTTACAACGATCACATCGCCTTCCGCACTTTCAACGATCCCCGCATCAACATCGAGGTCCTTTCACAGGAGTTTCTGAAAGTGGGTTATGAATACAAAGGCTCCTATAATTTCGAGCAGAAGAAATTAAATGCCAAACACTTTGAACACAAAACCTTTAAGGATGCCCCCCGCGTTTTTATCAGCGAGTTGCGAACCGAAGAGTTTTCTCCGTTTCTTCAGGAGACGGTAAAAGGAATTATTGACGCCATCCCTTCAGGGATGACCGGAAAAAGTGAGTTGATTTATGCCGGAAACCTCTGGGGAACCCCTTCCTTCGAAGTTTACGAAGCCCTGCGCAAGGAATCGGAATACGCTGCCTGGGTTTATGTATATGGGTTCAGGGCCAACCATTTTACTGTTAGTATCAATGGACTGAAAAAGTATGATACCATCCGCAAGGTAAACCAGTTCCTGAAAGACAATGGATTTATCATCAACGCTTCGGGCGGCGAGGTAAAAGGCACCCCCGGAGAGTTGCTGGAACAGTCAAGCATTATGGCAGGTATCCTTCCGGTGAAGTTTAAGGAAGGGACCTTTGAAATCCCCTCCTGTTATTATGAATTTGCTATGAGATACCCGGATTCTGATGGCAAACTTTATTCTGGTTTTATTGCTAAATCGGCGGATAAAATCTTTGAAAGCACTGACTTCTATAAGAAGTAACCTCTTCCACTGAAATTGTGTAACATTGTAAATCCTGGTTGAAAAGCCGGGATTTCTTTTAACAGGACATAAAAAGGATTATGCTTCCAACTACTCAGGCCAGTATCCGGAAATTGCCGGAGGAACTGACCAATTCAGGGATCCGGGGCCACGCATCCTGTCGCGTGGGGCAAATTACAGTTTCTGATGCCTTGACCGGAAGCTGTATTGAGAATCGGCGAATTTCCGAAGAACGAACATTATATGCAAACCCCGGGCATATCCAGATCCTTCTTTCAAAAAGCCCCGAATACGCCGAGAACCAACTTGCAGAAATCAATGCCGGTGCATCATCTGAATTCATCGACAAAAATAATCTCTGTCAGGGCATATTCGCCTGGCAGCAAAGTTGCCCTGCTTTCTCCGTTTCAAAATAAGACGTTAAAAAAAATGCAACTACATTCTGAAATAACCGGAACACCATAAAATTCATACTTTTGACGAGGAATACCAGGAATTTATCAAAATCCACCAGCAAACCCTAAAACCTGAAACATCAGCATGATCCCGGTTAACAAATGGAATGAACTAAGGTCCAGGCTTAAAGGCGATTTATTTACAGGCGACAGCATGCGGCTTCTCTATGCTACCGATGCTTCGGCCTACCGCGAACTGCCTGCCGGGGTTTGCAGGCCAAAAGACGAGGACGACCTCAGGTTGCTGATTGACTTCGCCGCGAAGATGAAGATACCCCTTATCCCCAGAACTGCGGGTACATCACTTGCCGGGCAGGTGGTGGGCAGCGGACTGGTGGTGGATGTTTCCAGGTACATGACAGAGGTCATCGAGCTGAATGCGGAAGAGCGTTGGGTCAGGGTTCAGCCCGGTGTGGTGCTTGACGAACTGAATAAGATGGTTGAACCTTACGGACTTTTTTTCGGCCCTGAAACCTCCACCTCAAACCGCTGTATGATCGGTGGCATGGTCGGCAACAACTCCTGTGGCTCCCACTCCCTGGTTTATGGCAGCACCCGCGATCACACCCTCGAAATCAAAGCCCTGCTCAGCGACGGTTCAGAAGCAACCTTCGGCCCTTTAAGCCCGGAAGCGTTTAACCAAAAGTGCTCGCTCGGCAATCTGGAAGGAAAAATCTACCGTTCTGTGCGCGACATGCTTGCGGATCCGGTAAATCAGCAGGAAATCCGTTCGCAGTATCCTGATCCTCAGATTGAAAGAAGAAACACAGGCTATGCGCTCGATCTGCTGCTTGATTCCGAACCTTTCACTCCGGACGCGCCACCCTTTAACTTTTGCCGGTTGCTGGCCGGTTCGGAAGGCACCCTGGCATTCAGCACCGAAATCAAACTTAACCTGGTTCCGCTGCCGCCCAAAGAAAAAGCCCTGATCTGCATTCATTGCGAAAAGCTGGAAGACGCCTTCAAGGGCAACCTGATCGCCCTCCGGCACAATCCGGTTGCCGTGGAACTGATCGACAACTACATTCTGGAGCGCACCAAAGACAACATTGAACAGCGTAAAAACCGGTTTTTCATCAAGGGTGAGCCGGCCGCCATCCTGGTGGTGGAACTGGCGCTTGAATCCCGTGAAGCCATTGACATCCTGGCAGCAGCGCTTGAAGCCGATATGCGTAAGGAGGGTTATGGATATCATTTCCCGGTGGTTTACGGCAATGATATAAATAAAGTGTGGGCCCTGCGGAAAGCCGGGCTGGGACTGCTCTCCAACGTCCCAGGTGATGCAAAACCGGTGGCCGTCATCGAAGATACCGCGGTAAATCCGGCCGTGCTGCCCGATTACATGGCCGACTTCAGGCTTATGCTTGAAAAACTGGGACTTGATTGCGTGTTTTACGCCCATATTGCCACCGGAGAGCTGCACCTCCGTCCGGTGCTGAACCTCAAGGACCCTCGAGATGTGGAAATGTTTCATACCGTTGCCCTTGAAACGGCTAAACTGGTAAAAAAATACCGGGGTTCACTCAGTGGCGAACATGGCGACGGCCGTCTGCGCGGAGAGTTTATCCCGCTGATGCTGGGGGAACACAATTACCGGTTGCTGAAAACCATCAAGCAAACCTGGGATCCGAACGATATTTTTAATCCGGGAAAGATTACCGACACCCCGCGGATGAATACCAGCCTTCGCTATGAATCAGGGCAGGTCACCAGGGAAATTGACACCATTCTTGACTTTTCAGCCAATCAGGGCATACTGCGTGCGGTTGAACAATGCAACGGATCGGGAGACTGCCGGAAATCGGAGATATTTGCAGGCACCATGTGCCCCAGTTATCAGGCCACCCGCGACGAAAACGCCACCACCCGTGCCAGGGCCAATATCCTCAGGGAATTTCTGACGCGCAGCAACAAAGAAAATCCCTTTGACCACCGGGAGATCTATGAAATTATGGATTTGTGCCTGTCGTGCAAAGGATGTAAATCGGAATGTCCGTCGAATGTGGATATAGCCAAATACAAAGCGGAATTTCTTCAGCATTATTACGATGCCAACGGTATTCCGCTGCGTACCCGCATGATCGCTTACATTACTTCTTTTAACAAACTGGGAAGCCTGGTTCCGGGTGTTTATAATTTCTTCCTGAAGAATCCGGCTTTATCGGGAATGCTTAAAAAAGCACTTGGTTTTGCTCCCCAAAGGTCTATCCCATTGCTTTACAAGACTACGCTCAGGGCCTGGCAGCGGAAGAACAGGAATAATCCGGCCGATGGACGGCTGGTTTATCTTTTTGCGGATGAATTTACGAACTATAACGATGTTGAGGTCGGCATCAGCGCCATCCGCGCCTTAAACAGACTGGGTTACAGGGTTGAAATTCCGGAACACGCCGAAAGCGGACGCACATTTCTGAGCAAAGGCCTTTTGCGCAAAGCCAGGAAACTGGCAGAGAAAAATATTGCATTGCTTTCACCGGTCATCTCCGCTGAAACCCCGCTGATCGGAATAGAGCCCTCCGCTATTCTGACATTCAGGGATGAATATCCTGACCTGACAACCGGAGTGACAAAGGAAAAAGCTAAAGCCCTTGGAGCAAACTGCCTGCTGTTTGAGGACTTCATCATGCAGGAATTCAACGCCGGCCGAATCAGCAAAACGGCATTTACAACCTCTGCAGAGAAAATCAGGCTGCACGGACACTGTCACCAGAAATCCCTGGCCGGCACAGCATCCACCAAACTGATGCTTACGCTGCCCGAAAATTACCGGGTTGAAGAAATCAAATCGGGATGCTGCGGCATGGCCGGCTCTTTTGGATATGAGGCTGAGCATTATGAAGTTTCGATGAAAGTCGGAGAGCTGGTATTGTTTCCCGAGGTGCGCAAAACAGACGCGAAGACCATCATTGCTGCCCCCGGCACAAGCTGCCGCCACCAGATCAGCGATGGTACCGGCCGTAAAGCACTGCACCCGGTTGAGATATTCTATGAAAGTATTCTTTAGGGAAAATCATATCTCCTGATGCCGGTGGACAGGCGCAAAGTCCGCAACTCCCGGCATTTGATGTACATAACCGGTAACCGGTTTATTCGATAAATTCAGCCCTGGCACATACAGGCAGATGCTATTACGCTGACTGCGGAAATGAAATTCAGTGCCGGACCGGTTAAGTTCACGGGTATACATCTGTTTTCGGCAGCGGTTATATGCTCCGTTACCTTCCCAGTTCATGCAGCAAGTCCTTTATATCCTTCCAGACAGGATATAAGCGTATTTTCCAGAGCCTTTATCCCGGAAACCCTGCCGCGACCATTATACTCCAGCAGACACCCTGAACAATCACCAACTTTTAATTGAAAACCGAAATCAACAATTTATCAATCAAGGTCAGATGGTTGATGGCGTCGTGAAGAAGGTTCAGCCGGTGTTCCATTTCAATTTTCTCCGGAATCCCGTCATCCTGCAGAAGGTCAGTAATTTCATGCTGATGCAGTGAAAGTAAAAATGCCAAGCGCCGGTTTTCGCTCATAATGTTGCTTAAGCAGGTGATGGCCAGGCGAAGCACTTTTCTGAAACCAGGAGACAGTACAGCTAGATTTCAATAAAGATATTCAAGGTCATCCAATAACTGTGTCGCGGACTATTGCTTACAAATGAATTAAGCCTGTAATCAGGACCTGTTTCTATTTTAAAGTTGTCGGTTATATCATAACCCAGCAACGGCACCAATCTTATTTCAAGGTCGTAGTCCTTTGCCTGAAAACTATTTACATATTCATTATTTACTTTTACATAAAATTCTCCGCGGTCAACCGATTCGCCGTTTAAAGGCAACTCCGACGAAATCCGGTACCGGATCCTGATTTCAGGTTTTTCACTTTCCGAAAAAGTCTGATCACTCATAAACCGGTGCGCCAGACGAAATGCCGCAAACTTTTGGACAATAATAAAATGTTGTATTAAGCGGTGAGATATCTCACCATCTTCAATCCTCATCAGGTATCCGCCTGCAATTCTTGAATTCAACCCGACCTTTTTAGCTGCTATCATGGATAAGTCGGTAAGCACATACCTGTATTCGTTTACTGCATCTCCGTTCACTGCACCGCTCCTAAAAAGCTGCCGCGATTCTGCTTTCGCATTGAGTGACCAGTTGTTTTTCAGCGCACTGTTTAAATTCAGTGATGGCATGATACCAAACCGATAGGTAGCCTGTGCAAATACAGCACTCTTGACCTGTATAAGCACAACTAAAATGATAAATAACAAGGCTTTAGTATTCAAGGTGGCTGCTGTTTTTAAAAACTATTTCTGAAACGGAGATCAGTTTGCCCTTATCATCAAAAAGATATTCGAAAAGTCCGGCCTGCTTTTCCTGGCTGCATCTAACAATAAGTTCATAGTTAATGGTAATGGATGGATTAAGGTTATTCGTGGTTAATCCGGAAAGCAGATCAGACTCACTACCCGTGTATTGCCGCTGGACTTTTACGATGCTGAATTTTTTACAATCTGTACTAAGTTGCAGATAAACTGAATCTTTCAGTTCAGGCTGCAGTTCATTCAGGTCAGTTTCAATTTCTACGTCCTCAATATTTCCGACTGCATCAAATTCTATACTATACCGGGCTTGATTAAGACTGAATTTTGCCTCGAAACTTGTGGCGGTGAGACTTTCTTCCTTATACCACTTTACCTTAGACTGTATTTTCAGGGAATCTATGAACAGCCGGGCTTTATCCGGGACCTGACCTGGTTTAATACGACTTTCCTTTTCAAATTTAGCCTGGGCAAACAAACTACCTGTAAGGCAAAAAGCTATCAGCAACAGTATAAAAGACAGTCTATTCATCAGTTTTATTTGTATTTAGCAAGGTGTGAAACAAACCGTCCGGCCGCTTAATTTGTTCATCAACACCTGTTAATTCTGTTTCCGGGTGCAATGGCCTGATACGCTGAAACAGAAATATCTCAGAACTATTTATTACGGAACGTATTGGACTATATATCATTATTTTACTTAAACCGACCATTTTGATTCAGACCGCACACCATCTGATAAATATCAGATTTCGATTTATCTACCGGAGCGGATCGAAAGTTATATTCATTTGTCAATATTGAATTTTTCCGCTAAGCTTATTCTATATCCGCGAATCTTCTGCCGGTTTTTTAAATCATAAAAATGATGACCGGGGAAAGTTCAATAAGAAGGCGATCAATCATTCACAAAGCAAATAATTTGCCATTTAGTTTTTAACTAATTATAATACAGAATTTTAAGTTAAAAAACTTTAAGGCTTTAATTTTGTTATTTACGATGACTCCGATTAATCACAAGCAAAACCCACAAACCATGAAAAAAACCTACTATTTATTATCCATACCGGTTGCACTGCTTCTGCTGGGGCTAACCCAATCCTTTTCGTGAGGGGAGCACGGGACCAGGACTCCGACCGGGGCTCCTGCGGGTCATACCGGATCGCCGGGTGACGGCCAGAACTGCACGGTCTGCCATGGAGGTACCGCCACCCAGGTCAGCGGCATTCTTAATTCCGATGTGCCCGCATCAGGATACCTAGCCGGACAAACCTATAACTTTACAGTAACCCTTTCGGGAACAGGTCGTAAAGGTTTTCAGGCAAGTCCGCAAAACCAGGCCGGTGATCAGCTTGGCACACTCACTGCAGGTACCGGAAATAAGCTGGTAGGATTCAACAATAAATATGTTACCCATTCGGCTGCACAGAATACACAGACGGCAACCTGGAACTTCCAGTGGACAGCCCCGGCGGTTCCCGGGACAGGCAATGTTACCATGTACATTGCAGGGGTGATATCACAACCGAATGTCAGGCTGTCATCACTGCTGCTTAATGAAAATTTTTCAGTTGGCATCAGCGAAACTCAGGCCGGCATTTCAAGGATTTATCCGAATCCCGGTTCAGCATCGGTTTACCTGGATTTAGACCTGAATAAACCAGGAGTTGTTAAAGCTGAAATTTACACCCTCTCAGGCCGGTATACCGGTGCCGGAATTGAACAAACCAACGGTAGCGGCAGCAGCAACCTGGTGCTGAACCATCAACTTCCGCAAGGTACATATATCCTGAGGATTTATACCCCCGACGGACTTGCAAACCGGAAAATTGTCGTGCTTTAGTTACAGCAATATCTTTTATCCCGGCGGCCATTTTCAGCAATGAATCTGGCCGTTTTTATTTGAATGACGAAATGAACACCCGGGAATTTATGGACTGAATTGAATTTCCCGTTTTTGTTAATAAAATTTCGGTCATCAATGGCAAAAAAAATCCTGTCAACAATATACTTAAATAATATTTTTATTAAGTTTACATCCTTAATCAAATGATGTTCATCATTCCAGGTCGATTCAAACTTTTCAAACTCAACCCCTGACCAATGACATGTATCGCTAAGATTGCACCATTGTTGTTCCTGACATTCCTGATTACTTCAATCCGTGCGCAAACCATTTCCGGTGTTGTGAGAGGGGCCGACGACGGGCAGACACTTCCCGGGGTAAGCATATTGATCAAAGGCACAACGCAGGGCACTGCCACCGATGTGAATGGCCGGTACAGCATCGACGTGCCGGGGAAACAGACCGTGCTGGTATTCAGTTTTATCGGTTACAGCACCACCGAGATTCAGGCAGGCAACCGCGCCACTATTGATGTTTCACTCGTACCGGAAGCCCGGCGCCTGGAAGAGGTAGTGGTTACAGCCCTAGGGGTTAAACGGGAGAAAAGGGAGATCGGCTATTCATCAGAAAAGATGAATACCAGCGAAATCCTGCGTTCATCAACGCCCAATGTAATCGGAGCCCTGGCAGGCCGGAGCGCAGGGGTGCAGATATCGCAGGGCGACGGCGTTGAAGGCGGTTCCACACGCATTGTAATCCGAGGCAACAACAACCTCGCCCGCAATAACCAACCCCTGATTGTGGTTGACAATGTACCGCTTGACAATAATCCGGGGCTTGACAATATCGGCCGGGGCGTGGACTGGGGAAATGGAATAGCCGACATCAACCCGTTTGATATTGAAGACTATACAGTTCTTAAAGGCGGAGCCGCTTCGGCGCTTTATGGCGAACGCGGAGCCAACGGAGTCATACTCATTACCACCAAAAGGGGCAAAAAGCAACAGGGTTTGGGTGTTACCTATAATTACACCGTCAAAATGAGCGACCCTTACCGTTACCGAGAAGTGCAGAACAAATACGGTCACGGCGGGCCCGTTTCCCTCACCGAACCAGTTTTTCCGGTGGATGAAAACGGAACCCTGCTCTACCCCGGGATATATGGCAACGACCAGCTGATCCTGGATCAGGACGGGACAACCTCCACCACCTCGCAGGAATTCGGGTATTATGGCTCTGCCGTTTCATGGGGACCTGAAATGAAAGGACAACTGATCAAATGGTGGGACGGCGAAATGCGCAATTACACTCCCCAGCCGGATAACCTC
This sequence is a window from Lentimicrobium saccharophilum. Protein-coding genes within it:
- a CDS encoding lipoate--protein ligase, producing the protein MLCIIHHETDPYFNLAAEEYVLKNFERDSFMLWRNEPAIIVGKHQNTLAEINQDYVKENMIKVVRRLSGGGAVFHDLGNLNFTFIASGENHQLVDFRKFTQPILEVLQKLKIEARFEGRNDLTIDGRKFSGNAEHVHKNRVLHHGTLLFSSQMADLSSALKVDPDKFQDKAVKSVRSRVTNISEHLKTPLSVLEFRDLVLKHVMESTPGAELYSFTQDDIAAISRLRDEKYITWEWNFGYSPKYNFRKTVKTNGGKLEVTLEVVNGTIEKARFFGDYFNKLDPVDIEQALTGTLHNETAIRERLKDFEIPDYFLKINSEELITSLF
- the nrfA gene encoding ammonia-forming cytochrome c nitrite reductase — its product is METNTTPKRKPWVNWLLFIATVIVVFLLGLLANSVIERRSESKLYFQMVTEIPEWEPRNEVWGENFPREFETYKSTLDTSFQSPHGGSAMIDYLEKYPELVVMWAGYAFSRDYNQGRGHYYAVQDIRQTLRTDVPQPGTCWTCKSTDVPRVMNEIGVENFYAAKWSDLGHEIVNNIGCQDCHDPKTMNLRITRPALAEAFQRMGKDVNEATHQEMRSLVCAQCHVEYYFKGDGKYLTFPWDKGFSADEMETYYDEVQHVDWVHKLSRTPMLKAQHPDYELYMTGIHADRGVACADCHMPYKRDGGMKFTDHKIQSPLANISGSCQVCHRESEAKLLANVLDRQHKVEELRRITEKNLARVHIEAKIAWDNGATEEEMKPVLQFIRHAQWRWDWVAAANAVGFHSPAEALRVLGTSIQKVNEARILLTEIFVKKGIKTPVEIPDISTKEKAQEYIGLNIAEMQQTKRELLTNVVPQWVAKAAEREAKMNN
- a CDS encoding T9SS type A sorting domain-containing protein, which codes for MYIAGVISQPNVRLSSLLLNENFSVGISETQAGISRIYPNPGSASVYLDLDLNKPGVVKAEIYTLSGRYTGAGIEQTNGSGSSNLVLNHQLPQGTYILRIYTPDGLANRKIVVL
- a CDS encoding DUF2490 domain-containing protein, with protein sequence MNTKALLFIILVVLIQVKSAVFAQATYRFGIMPSLNLNSALKNNWSLNAKAESRQLFRSGAVNGDAVNEYRYVLTDLSMIAAKKVGLNSRIAGGYLMRIEDGEISHRLIQHFIIVQKFAAFRLAHRFMSDQTFSESEKPEIRIRYRISSELPLNGESVDRGEFYVKVNNEYVNSFQAKDYDLEIRLVPLLGYDITDNFKIETGPDYRLNSFVSNSPRHSYWMTLNIFIEI
- a CDS encoding FAD-binding and (Fe-S)-binding domain-containing protein, coding for MIPVNKWNELRSRLKGDLFTGDSMRLLYATDASAYRELPAGVCRPKDEDDLRLLIDFAAKMKIPLIPRTAGTSLAGQVVGSGLVVDVSRYMTEVIELNAEERWVRVQPGVVLDELNKMVEPYGLFFGPETSTSNRCMIGGMVGNNSCGSHSLVYGSTRDHTLEIKALLSDGSEATFGPLSPEAFNQKCSLGNLEGKIYRSVRDMLADPVNQQEIRSQYPDPQIERRNTGYALDLLLDSEPFTPDAPPFNFCRLLAGSEGTLAFSTEIKLNLVPLPPKEKALICIHCEKLEDAFKGNLIALRHNPVAVELIDNYILERTKDNIEQRKNRFFIKGEPAAILVVELALESREAIDILAAALEADMRKEGYGYHFPVVYGNDINKVWALRKAGLGLLSNVPGDAKPVAVIEDTAVNPAVLPDYMADFRLMLEKLGLDCVFYAHIATGELHLRPVLNLKDPRDVEMFHTVALETAKLVKKYRGSLSGEHGDGRLRGEFIPLMLGEHNYRLLKTIKQTWDPNDIFNPGKITDTPRMNTSLRYESGQVTREIDTILDFSANQGILRAVEQCNGSGDCRKSEIFAGTMCPSYQATRDENATTRARANILREFLTRSNKENPFDHREIYEIMDLCLSCKGCKSECPSNVDIAKYKAEFLQHYYDANGIPLRTRMIAYITSFNKLGSLVPGVYNFFLKNPALSGMLKKALGFAPQRSIPLLYKTTLRAWQRKNRNNPADGRLVYLFADEFTNYNDVEVGISAIRALNRLGYRVEIPEHAESGRTFLSKGLLRKARKLAEKNIALLSPVISAETPLIGIEPSAILTFRDEYPDLTTGVTKEKAKALGANCLLFEDFIMQEFNAGRISKTAFTTSAEKIRLHGHCHQKSLAGTASTKLMLTLPENYRVEEIKSGCCGMAGSFGYEAEHYEVSMKVGELVLFPEVRKTDAKTIIAAPGTSCRHQISDGTGRKALHPVEIFYESIL
- a CDS encoding DUF1338 domain-containing protein, coding for MEAQQVFDRLWADYISQNPAAKRVYDLFTAEGETVYNDHIAFRTFNDPRINIEVLSQEFLKVGYEYKGSYNFEQKKLNAKHFEHKTFKDAPRVFISELRTEEFSPFLQETVKGIIDAIPSGMTGKSELIYAGNLWGTPSFEVYEALRKESEYAAWVYVYGFRANHFTVSINGLKKYDTIRKVNQFLKDNGFIINASGGEVKGTPGELLEQSSIMAGILPVKFKEGTFEIPSCYYEFAMRYPDSDGKLYSGFIAKSADKIFESTDFYKK